The DNA segment CGCGAGCGTCCGGCGCGGGGCGCCGAGCGGTTGCATCTCCCGTGCCCGCACCCGCCCGCGGCGCGGCGCGAGAGTTGACATCAAACGGCCCGGACCGTAGCTTTTCCGGCAGGTTCTTCAACCGTACATGTACGAACGCTTCCCCTCTGCTCCAGGCGCCGCAGACCATGTCCACGACCGCTCTCATGCCCGCCGCCGATGCAGATCGGGTGCTGCGCGAGGCGCTGGAGGCCAGCGGGCAGCGGTTCACCGACCAGCGCTCGGCCGTGTACCGCTTCCTGCGCGGCACCGACGAGCACCCCACCGCCGACGAGGTGTTCACCGCCGTGCGGGGCGAGATCAACGACATCTCGCTCGCCACGGTCTACAAGGCGCTGGAGACGCTGGTCACCTGCGGCCTGGCCGCCAAGCTCTCGTACGGCGACGACTCGGCGCGCTACGACGCCCGCACCGACGACCACTACCACTCGCGCTGCCTGCGCTGCGGCATGGTGCGCGACGTGGCCGGCACCCAGCCCGCCGTGCTCCCCAGCGTGCAGGTGGCAGACGGGTTCCGCGTGCAGGGCTTCCGCGTGGAAGTGGTCGGCTACTGCCGCATCTGCGGCGGCTGACCCGCGCCGCGACACGGAAGATGCGACGCTCCCCGGCACCCGCCGGGGAGCGTTCTTCGTTTCGGGAGATGCGCATCCGCCGCTCCGCCGCGGGCTCGCCCCGCCCTCCGCGCGGCGGTATGATGCGCGGCGGCCTCGCGCGGTGTCAACCGCCCGCGCCGATGCGCATCCATCGACCACGAAACCGATCCACCCCAGCGTGATGAGCTTTCCCGATCACATCCCCAGCTTCCGCGGGCGCCTGGTGGGCGACGAGGCGGGGCGCCTCCCGTTCGCGGAGGCGTCCGGCATCCTGCGCGCGCTGCCCGCGGGCGTCGCCGTGCCGGGAGATGCGGACGACGTCGCCGCCCTCGTCCGCTGGGCGGCGGAGACGGGCACGCCGCTCGTTCCCCGCGGCGCCGGAACGGGCATGCCGGGCGGAAACGTCGGCGCGGGCGTGGCGGTCGATCTGATGTCCGGCTTCCGCGAGGTGGGGCCGGTAGATGTGGAGCGGAAGACGGCGCGCGTGCAGCCCGGCGGCACGCTCGACGAGCTGAACGCCGCCGCCGTGCCGCACGGCCTCCACTTCCCCGTGGACCCGTCCAGCTCCGCTCGTTGTTCGTTCGGCGGGATGATCTCCAACAACTCCGCCGGCTCTCACACCGTCCGCTACGGCTCCACGCGCCGCTGGATCGAATCGCTCGACCTCGTCCTCGCGGACGGCTCGCGCGCCACCACCCGCCGCCGGGAGCACGCGCGCGACGGCCGCCTCGCCGACATCCTCGCGGCGGTGGACGGGATGCTGGCGCCGGACCGGGAGCGCATCACCGCCGCGTGGCCGCGGGTGCGGAAGAACTCGTCCGGCTACGCGCTGAAGGAGTACCTGGCGAGCGGCGATGCCGTGGATCTGCTCGTGGGCAGCGAGGGCACGCTTGCCGTCGTGGTCGGCGCGACGGTGCGGCTGGAGACGCTGCCCGGCGCCCGCGGCCTGGCGCTGCTGGAGTTCGACACGCTGGAAGCCGCAGGCGCCGCGGTGCAGACCATCCTCCCGCTCGCCCCCGCGACGTGCGAGATCCTGGACCGCACGTTCATCGACCTGGTCCGCAGCGGCGACGAGGATCCCGGCTATCCGCTCCGCGCCGGCCTGGAAGCCATCCTGCTCGTGGAGGTGGAGGGCACCACGCCCGGCTACGTCGCGGACAGCCTGGACCGCGTGCGCGATGCCGTCCGCGGCGTTGCCGCCCACGTCTCCATCGCGCGGAGCGACGACGAGGCGAAGCGGTTCTGGCACGTGCGGCACGCGGCGAGCCCGCTCATCGCCAGGCTGGCTGGCGGGCGCATCTCCATGCAGTTCATCGAAGACGGTGTGGTGCCCGTGGACCGGCTGGTGGACTACATCCGCCTGCTGCGGACCACGCTCGCGCGCCACGAGCTTCCCGCCGTCATCTTCGGCCACGCGGGCGACGGCAACCTGCACGTCAACCCGCTCGTCGACGTCTCCGCCCCCGGTTGGCGCATGGCGGTGGACGCGGTGATCGGCGAGATCACGGCCGGCGTCGCGGCGCTGGGCGGCACCATGACGGGCGAGCACGGCGACGGCCGCCTCCGCGCGCCACTGCTCGAGACGATCTGGGGCGCGGAGATGGTCGCGCGCTTCCGCGCCGTGAAGCACGCCTTCGACCCGCTCGGCATCTTCAACCCCGGCGTGATCCTCCCCCTCCCCGGCCAGCGCCCGCTCGACGCGATCAAGTACGGCGCCGCGCCGCCCCCGGCGGACGGCGAGACGTTCACGGCGGGGCTGTAGCTCCGGTGAACGGCGCATCTCGGGCCCAGCATGGCCAGCAGGAGCCATTGAGTACCGGCACTACGTTGAATCGGAAGCATAATACACAAGTGGCGCACTCGATAACGATCCATCGTAAATTCTGTGGTCTTGTAACGACACTTCAAGATCTCACACCAAAAAATTTGGGATCTCGCACCCAAAGTTCATGATCTCGCACCAAAAAAACTTCAGAATCGCGCACCAACAGTAGATTTCCGCCCGTTACACGCTACCGGAGCGGGAATTAGAGTGTCTATTCCTGTCCTGAAATGCACACCCTCATCCCAGGTTCTCAGTTGACCACACCCATTCTTCGCCCCGCGCTCTGGCTCACCCCGCTGGTCCTGCTGACCGCGAGCTGCACGGACACACCCGTCTCGCCGAGCCCGCTCGTCCCGTCGTCGGCGCACCGCGATCTG comes from the Longimicrobiaceae bacterium genome and includes:
- a CDS encoding transcriptional repressor, whose amino-acid sequence is MSTTALMPAADADRVLREALEASGQRFTDQRSAVYRFLRGTDEHPTADEVFTAVRGEINDISLATVYKALETLVTCGLAAKLSYGDDSARYDARTDDHYHSRCLRCGMVRDVAGTQPAVLPSVQVADGFRVQGFRVEVVGYCRICGG
- a CDS encoding FAD-binding oxidoreductase encodes the protein MSFPDHIPSFRGRLVGDEAGRLPFAEASGILRALPAGVAVPGDADDVAALVRWAAETGTPLVPRGAGTGMPGGNVGAGVAVDLMSGFREVGPVDVERKTARVQPGGTLDELNAAAVPHGLHFPVDPSSSARCSFGGMISNNSAGSHTVRYGSTRRWIESLDLVLADGSRATTRRREHARDGRLADILAAVDGMLAPDRERITAAWPRVRKNSSGYALKEYLASGDAVDLLVGSEGTLAVVVGATVRLETLPGARGLALLEFDTLEAAGAAVQTILPLAPATCEILDRTFIDLVRSGDEDPGYPLRAGLEAILLVEVEGTTPGYVADSLDRVRDAVRGVAAHVSIARSDDEAKRFWHVRHAASPLIARLAGGRISMQFIEDGVVPVDRLVDYIRLLRTTLARHELPAVIFGHAGDGNLHVNPLVDVSAPGWRMAVDAVIGEITAGVAALGGTMTGEHGDGRLRAPLLETIWGAEMVARFRAVKHAFDPLGIFNPGVILPLPGQRPLDAIKYGAAPPPADGETFTAGL